The Calditrichota bacterium sequence TCAGTCAGCCGACTTACCGCCGAAATCCGGCGACTACTCGAAGACGGGCTTCCGTTGCTCTATCTCGAAGGTGAGTTGTCGAATGTGAAACACCACTCTTCGGGGCATCGGTATTTCACTATCAAGGATGAGGGGGCGCAGATCCCGGGGGTAATGTGGCGCACCCGCCCCGATCCGGGTTTCGATTTGCGCGACGGCTTGAAAGTGCGCGCCTACGGGCGCGTTGTCGTTTGGGAGCAGGGCGGGCGGTATCAGTTCGATGTCCTCCAATTGATACCGGCCGGCTTGGGAGCGCTTCAGATGGCATTCGAGGCACTGAAGACCCGTCTGGCAGCCGAAGGCCTATTCGACTTCTCCCGCAAGAAACCGCTCCCGCGTTTCCCTCAGGCAATCGGTATCGTCACCTCCCGCACCGGAGCTGCGCTTCACGACCTTGCCTGGGGATTTGCCACCCGCTATCCACCGGCGAGGCTCTACTTGATACCGGTAGCGGTGCAGGGCGAGGGAGCGGCTGCCGAAATCGCCGCCGCTATTGAGCACTTCAACGGTATGAATCTCGTCGATATGATGGTCATAGGCCGCGGCGGGGGATCACTCGAAGACCTCTGGGCGTTCAATGAGGAAGTTGTGGTCCGGGCTATCGCTTCATCGCGCATACCGGTCGTTTCGGCTGTCGGGCACGAGATCGATATATCGCTTTCCGATTTGGCTGCGGATCTTAGGGCTCCGACGCCGACTGCCGCTGCCGGCCTGATGGTGCCGGACCGGATAGATTTATTGGCAACACTTGGACAAACCCGTCAACGGATGAGCCGTTCGCTGCGTCGGGGGATCGAACTTTGGCGCGAGCGAACCGCCCGGATACGGGGAGGATATGGCTTTCGCCGCGCTCTAAACCGCGTTAACGAAGAGCGAATGCGCCTGACCGATCTTGCCGCGCGTATCGAAGCGGACAATCGTCGGCTGCTCGAATTGTGGCGGCAGAGACTGACCGGCACCCGCGACCGGCTCACCGCGCTTTCGCCGTCGGCGGTTATGGAACGCGGCTTTGCGGTTGCCCGTCGACCGGACCGGACTATCATACGCTCGTCGGCAGTGCTCGCTTCCGGCGACCCTCTTGAACTGCAATTTGCCCGTGGCAGCGCCGCTGTCGCGGTTATCGGAGTCAAGCCCAGTGAATAGCGAAACGCCCGCCGCCGGAACTGAACCTTCGTTCGAAGATGCCTACCGGAGGCTTGAGGCGATTGCCCGCAAACTCGAAGAGCCCGCCACCCCGCTCGAGGAATCGTTCCGCCTTTTCGATGAGGGGCAGCAGTTGTTACGCTATTGCGAGCGCCTGCTCGATCAAGCCGAGCGCCGTATTCAGGTCATAGTGGGGGAATCGAGCGGCGAGGTCCGGGAGGAGACCATTGCCTGAGACCGCTGCTGAGAGCCTCTTGACCGGAATCGACAGCCCGGACGATCTGCGGCGGCTGAAGGTCGAGCAACTGCCGCAACTGGCTGAGGAACTGCGCACCTTTGTCATCGATGTCGTATCGCGAACAGGAGGCCATCTCGGGTCAAATCTCGGCGCTATCGAATTGACTCTGGCGCTCCACTATGTCTATGATACGCCGCGCGACTTGATCGTCTGGGATGTGGGAGCCCAGGCTTATGCACATAAGATACTGACCGGCCGCCGGAGCCGATTCAACACCAACCGGCAATACGGCGGAATCGCCGGCTTCCCCCGTCGCGCTGAAAGTCCCTATGATACTTTCGGCGTGGGACATTCTTCGACCTCGATTTCAGCCGCACTTGGGATGGCCGTAGCGCGCGACCTCTCCGGTCAGAGCCACAAGGTCATCGCCGTCATCGGCGACGGTGGGATGACTGGAGGGCTCGCCTTCGAGGGTCTCAACAACGCCGGTTCCGAGGGCCGGGACATAACGGTCGTCCTTAACGACAACCGGATGGCGATATCGCCCAATGTCGGCGCGCTCTCGCGGCATATCTCCTCACTTCGCGCCGATCCCCGTTTTGAACGCCTCAAGGACAGCATGTGGCAACTGGCGGGGCAACTGCCGCGCGGTTCACAGTTGCGCAAAGCGTTGGGCGGCGTCGATGCCGGTATCCGGGCGATGCTGGTGCCGGGGTTATGGTTTGAACGGCTCGGCTTTCGCTATGTAGGGCCTATCGACGGACACGATACTGGCGAACTCGTGAAGATGTTCAGTTGGCTGAAGGCGATACAGGGGCCGGTGCTGGTACACGTCCTGACCGAGAAGGGCAAAGGCTATCATCACGCCGAGAACGACGGGCTGAGACTTCACGGCGTCAGCAAGTTCGATCCCGAGTTTGGACCGGTGGCTGCGAGCGGTGAATTGACCTTTGCCGGGCACTTCTCAGACGAACTACTTAAGGTTGCCCATGAAGATGAGAAGGTCGTTGCCATCACTCCGGCAATGATCGAAGGGAGCGCGCTCGGGCAGTTTCAGGCTGAATTTCCGGAGCGGTGCTTCGATGTCGGTATTGCGGAACAACATGCCGTAACCTTTGCAGCCGGCTTGGCAGCGCAAGGATATAAGCCGGTAGTGGCGATCTATTCGACTTTCTTTCAGCGCGCCTACGATCAGTTGATTCACGATGTCGCTTTGCAGGAACTGCCGGTCGTCTTCGGAGTCGATCGCGCCGGTATCGTCGGTGAGGATGGCCCCACTCATCATGGCGCCTTCGATCTCTCCTACCTGCGAGCCATTCCTGAGGTGCGGATTTTGATTCCGCGCGATAGCGACCAGATGCGGGCAATGCTTCGATTTGTACTTCTGAAGGATGACCACGCCACGGCGATCCGTTTTCCCCGTGGCAAATCGCTGCGATTCGACCCGCCGGTCCGTCCCGAAACCGATTTGACCCGCCCGGAGATGCTGCGCGACGGGACCGACGGGCTTATCGTCGGTTGCGGGATAATCCTGCGCGAAGCACTCGACGCCGCGCTCGACCTGGTGAACGAAGAACTGCTCAACCTCGCGGTAGTCGATTTACGCTGTTTGAAGCCGCTCGATACCGAAACCTTGCGCGAATTTTCGCAGCGATTCTCCAAGTGGCTAACTATCGAAGAGAATACCCTTGAGGGCGGTATGGGCTCGGCCTTGATCGAGCATATCACCGACCATCAACTTCCGATAGAGATTTGCCGGATGGGGCTGCCCGACAAGTTCATTGCACACGGTGACCGCGCCAGTCTCCTGCGCGATACCGGAATCGACCGGGCGGCGATTCGTAAAACAGCGCTCGGCTTCTTTGCCCGGCGGACGGTTCGTCCACGACGCCGGGTCGGACTATTCCGGCTATAGGGCGAGATCGTGCGCCTCGGAATCATCGCCAATACCGGCAAACCGCGGATACGGGAGTTCGTTGAGCCGTTCCTGAGACGGCAGCATGCCGCTGGAATATCCTGTCGGGTGGCCTCCGATCTAACCGGCTTGATAGGCGATACCGGTTGCGAGATCGTCCCTCCTGAAATGGTCGCCGAAGGCGTCGATTACGTCCTCTCTTTCGGTGGCGACGGCACCTTCCTGCAGACCGCCCGCCTTGTCGCACCGGCTGGCAAGCCGATCATCGGCGTCAATCTCGGCGGCTTCGGTTATCTGGCGGAAGTCAATATCGACGAAATCGACGCCCGCCTCGACGATCTGAAAACGGGTCGTTACCGGGAGCAGGAGCGGATGATGCTGGAGGCGGTCGGTGAAGGCATCGAGCCGGTTATTGCGCTGAACGACATCGTGATCGACAAGGGAGCGTTCACCCGAACGATCCGGCTTGAGACGCGCGTCGATGGCGAATTTCTTAACGAGTTTTATTCCGACGGCCTGATCATCGCAACGCCGACTGGTTCGACCGGCTATTCGCTCTCGGTTGGAGGCCCTATCGTAGAGCCGCGACTCGACGCGATTATCGTCAACCCCATATCACCGCATATGTTAGCCAATCGGCCGCTGTTGCTCTCGCCTGACCGTCGAATCGAAATTGCCGCCTACAGCGAGCAGGGTTGGTTCAGCCTTTCGGCCGATGGACGTAAAATAGCCGATCTACCTTCGGGAGCGACCATCCGCATCAGGCGCAGCCCGTTCGTGACCCGGGTCGTCACCTTCCGTGCTCCGACATTTTTCACTCTTCTGCGCAATAAATTGCACTGGCGTAACCGGCATAACGGCGAAGACAATAAACTTGAAAAGGTTCACGCGGGATGAGCCTATTCAACCGTATTCGAGCCGGGCTGATGCGCACTCGTGAAGCAGCCACCGAGCGCCTATCGGTGCTCTTTCGCCGCAACCAGTGGGACCCGGATGCTTTGGAAGAGGTTGAGGAACTGCTCCTGACGGCTGACCTTGGGGTCGCTGCAACCGATCGCCTGATGGAGATACTAAGGCAAGCCGGTCGTGACGTAAGTAGTCGTTTAGGCGATCCTGCGGCTCGCGTCAAAGAGGCCTTGGCCGAAATCCTCAATGGGCTTCCACCCTCTCCCAAGGTCGATGCCAAGCCCTATGTTATTCTCCTGGTAGGTGTCAACGGCACTGGCAAGACGACGACTGCCGGCAAACTTGCGCATCATTTTGCGCAGCAGGGCTTAAGATGTGCGATAGCCGCTGCCGAT is a genomic window containing:
- the xseA gene encoding exodeoxyribonuclease VII large subunit; the encoded protein is SVSRLTAEIRRLLEDGLPLLYLEGELSNVKHHSSGHRYFTIKDEGAQIPGVMWRTRPDPGFDLRDGLKVRAYGRVVVWEQGGRYQFDVLQLIPAGLGALQMAFEALKTRLAAEGLFDFSRKKPLPRFPQAIGIVTSRTGAALHDLAWGFATRYPPARLYLIPVAVQGEGAAAEIAAAIEHFNGMNLVDMMVIGRGGGSLEDLWAFNEEVVVRAIASSRIPVVSAVGHEIDISLSDLAADLRAPTPTAAAGLMVPDRIDLLATLGQTRQRMSRSLRRGIELWRERTARIRGGYGFRRALNRVNEERMRLTDLAARIEADNRRLLELWRQRLTGTRDRLTALSPSAVMERGFAVARRPDRTIIRSSAVLASGDPLELQFARGSAAVAVIGVKPSE
- the xseB gene encoding exodeoxyribonuclease VII small subunit is translated as MRLPVDRTGLSYARRQCSLPATLLNCNLPVAAPLSRLSESSPVNSETPAAGTEPSFEDAYRRLEAIARKLEEPATPLEESFRLFDEGQQLLRYCERLLDQAERRIQVIVGESSGEVREETIA
- the dxs gene encoding 1-deoxy-D-xylulose-5-phosphate synthase → MTGIDSPDDLRRLKVEQLPQLAEELRTFVIDVVSRTGGHLGSNLGAIELTLALHYVYDTPRDLIVWDVGAQAYAHKILTGRRSRFNTNRQYGGIAGFPRRAESPYDTFGVGHSSTSISAALGMAVARDLSGQSHKVIAVIGDGGMTGGLAFEGLNNAGSEGRDITVVLNDNRMAISPNVGALSRHISSLRADPRFERLKDSMWQLAGQLPRGSQLRKALGGVDAGIRAMLVPGLWFERLGFRYVGPIDGHDTGELVKMFSWLKAIQGPVLVHVLTEKGKGYHHAENDGLRLHGVSKFDPEFGPVAASGELTFAGHFSDELLKVAHEDEKVVAITPAMIEGSALGQFQAEFPERCFDVGIAEQHAVTFAAGLAAQGYKPVVAIYSTFFQRAYDQLIHDVALQELPVVFGVDRAGIVGEDGPTHHGAFDLSYLRAIPEVRILIPRDSDQMRAMLRFVLLKDDHATAIRFPRGKSLRFDPPVRPETDLTRPEMLRDGTDGLIVGCGIILREALDAALDLVNEELLNLAVVDLRCLKPLDTETLREFSQRFSKWLTIEENTLEGGMGSALIEHITDHQLPIEICRMGLPDKFIAHGDRASLLRDTGIDRAAIRKTALGFFARRTVRPRRRVGLFRL
- a CDS encoding NAD(+)/NADH kinase: MRLGIIANTGKPRIREFVEPFLRRQHAAGISCRVASDLTGLIGDTGCEIVPPEMVAEGVDYVLSFGGDGTFLQTARLVAPAGKPIIGVNLGGFGYLAEVNIDEIDARLDDLKTGRYREQERMMLEAVGEGIEPVIALNDIVIDKGAFTRTIRLETRVDGEFLNEFYSDGLIIATPTGSTGYSLSVGGPIVEPRLDAIIVNPISPHMLANRPLLLSPDRRIEIAAYSEQGWFSLSADGRKIADLPSGATIRIRRSPFVTRVVTFRAPTFFTLLRNKLHWRNRHNGEDNKLEKVHAG